In Nocardia sp. NBC_00403, one DNA window encodes the following:
- a CDS encoding LacI family DNA-binding transcriptional regulator, producing MAPSRPGCIGQTFSYVLRHSSITEALVTMPGRQKGSVMTLQRRVTIHDVARVAGLSTSSVSRALTGARRVNPDVAARVKEAALLLGYRPDAVGRSLRRQETGTLGLVVPDITNPFFPSLVQAVVERSRGAGFGLLLVDSRNSADLEAESVRLLLDKRIDALLISASHRFLSKATIDMAAQTVPVIQLDRVVDEQKAYVRMDQRAAIELLVDHMVAQNRIHLAFLGSDPSVATSWERQEAFLQIAPDKDPAAAGRVLVGDFTVEWGRDAAHKVRRLWPEVNGVICANDLIALGALQEFTAQGLSVPRDILISGFDDTLIAQASGLTSVRQPVDDMAEIAVPDLVAGVRGDDDPLHAVLEPELVIRDSSRLRTVTG from the coding sequence GTGGCTCCTTCGCGGCCTGGTTGCATTGGGCAAACGTTTTCCTATGTGCTTCGGCACAGTAGTATTACCGAAGCGCTCGTGACAATGCCCGGGCGACAGAAAGGTAGTGTCATGACGCTGCAACGTAGGGTGACGATCCACGACGTGGCGCGGGTCGCTGGCCTGTCCACGTCGTCCGTGTCGCGAGCCCTGACGGGCGCCCGTCGTGTGAACCCCGATGTGGCCGCGCGTGTGAAGGAGGCCGCGCTGCTGCTCGGGTACCGTCCGGATGCTGTCGGCCGGTCCCTCAGACGGCAGGAGACCGGAACCCTCGGCCTCGTGGTCCCCGACATCACCAATCCGTTCTTCCCGTCGCTCGTGCAGGCTGTCGTGGAACGGTCGCGTGGCGCCGGCTTCGGTCTTCTCTTGGTCGACTCGCGGAACAGCGCCGACCTCGAGGCCGAAAGTGTGCGACTTCTGCTCGACAAACGGATCGACGCACTGTTGATCTCGGCGAGCCACCGATTTCTGAGCAAAGCAACGATCGACATGGCGGCGCAGACAGTTCCGGTGATCCAACTCGACCGCGTCGTCGATGAGCAGAAGGCGTATGTGCGCATGGATCAACGTGCAGCGATTGAACTCCTCGTCGATCATATGGTGGCCCAGAACCGCATCCATCTGGCGTTCCTCGGCTCCGATCCCTCCGTCGCCACCTCATGGGAACGTCAGGAGGCGTTTCTGCAGATCGCGCCCGACAAGGATCCCGCAGCGGCAGGACGAGTCCTGGTCGGAGATTTCACTGTCGAGTGGGGCCGCGACGCTGCCCACAAGGTACGGCGCCTCTGGCCGGAAGTGAACGGCGTGATCTGCGCGAACGATCTCATCGCCCTGGGCGCACTTCAGGAGTTCACGGCGCAGGGCCTGTCCGTGCCCCGCGACATCTTGATCTCAGGCTTCGACGACACGCTTATCGCCCAGGCGAGCGGGCTCACCTCCGTGCGGCAGCCGGTCGACGACATGGCCGAGATCGCCGTGCCAGATCTCGTCGCCGGCGTCCGTGGCGACGACGATCCACTGCACGCAGTCCTCGAGCCCGAGCTCGTCATCCGCGACTCCAGCAGGTTGCGCACGGTTACCGGCTGA
- a CDS encoding DUF6259 domain-containing protein has translation MGKKDMSGDIRGLESDSTRVGIAADTGALVAYVDVGSGWSVVGREPLGISFRLLLPLEGRRNNSVFGVHQRPPSIEADGTSIELRWNGVRSQFGGEHDIRIVQRYRLDGRRLTVETNVDNRSDLIVENVFSPCIGDLRPAPGDTRLESIGHDYGAGSRQRLWPTYENNVGYFGVDVPTQLSEGNYGTPAAPYRLIQGDAHGLYLGVANSSTELVAWHSELWPGYGDSLEATVPETDEIDGHPVAITYAAVHLPFIRPGESRDLTPLFLEVYDGDWHVGADIYRKWRDMWFRRASAPEWAREPHSWLQIQINSPEDELRLPFERLVEVGRECAAAGVAAIQLVGWNDGGQDRNNPSHQPEPRLGGFDALAAAIAEVQTLGVKVILFAKFNWADRSTAAFREHFIDHAVKDPYGDYYMHPGYRYETVTQILDINTRRLVPMCFLYETYLEECARQFQIIVDLGADGMLFDECQHHSPTLLCFDEQHGHRYGAPTYANDRELIHRLDTQAPEDFLYAGEGIYDWQFDAYTVSYHRSEDRHHLPLHRYTQPHAQFMTAVTGFNDRNMIAQCLLYRYIVSYEPFNFKGRLPDFPSTVAYGGRMDALRRETRAWTWDGRFTDTVGASVTHANGRAHHPYTVFEAEDGSHAVAVANYDPSPTSVTIRVDGYDGLLFAKAVDTDEWLELSGGRLNLGPRSAAVVLPRVP, from the coding sequence ATGGGAAAGAAAGATATGAGCGGCGATATCCGCGGGCTGGAGAGCGACTCGACGAGGGTGGGAATAGCCGCGGACACTGGGGCGCTGGTGGCGTACGTCGATGTCGGCTCAGGGTGGAGCGTGGTCGGACGGGAGCCGCTCGGTATCTCGTTCCGCCTGCTCCTACCGCTCGAAGGACGACGAAACAACTCCGTGTTCGGCGTCCACCAACGACCGCCGTCTATCGAGGCGGATGGAACGTCGATCGAGCTGCGCTGGAACGGCGTGCGGTCGCAGTTCGGCGGAGAGCACGACATCCGGATCGTGCAGCGATACCGTCTTGATGGCCGTCGGCTCACGGTCGAGACAAACGTCGACAACAGATCGGACCTGATCGTCGAGAACGTCTTCTCGCCCTGTATCGGTGACCTCCGGCCCGCGCCGGGTGACACCCGGCTCGAATCGATCGGTCATGACTACGGCGCCGGGAGCCGACAGCGGCTGTGGCCCACCTATGAGAACAACGTCGGCTATTTCGGAGTCGATGTGCCGACTCAGCTGTCGGAAGGCAACTACGGAACGCCGGCCGCGCCATACCGACTCATCCAAGGAGATGCTCACGGTCTGTACCTGGGTGTGGCGAACAGCAGCACCGAGCTCGTCGCCTGGCATTCCGAGCTTTGGCCCGGCTACGGTGACTCGCTCGAGGCGACTGTGCCCGAGACCGACGAGATCGACGGTCATCCCGTGGCGATCACCTACGCGGCAGTGCATCTGCCGTTCATCCGTCCGGGAGAATCGCGCGATCTGACACCGCTGTTCCTGGAGGTCTATGACGGCGACTGGCACGTGGGAGCCGATATCTACAGGAAATGGCGAGACATGTGGTTCCGACGTGCGTCCGCGCCCGAATGGGCGCGGGAGCCGCACTCCTGGCTGCAGATTCAGATCAATTCACCCGAGGACGAACTACGCCTGCCGTTCGAGCGGCTCGTCGAGGTGGGGCGTGAATGCGCCGCAGCCGGTGTGGCCGCGATCCAGCTCGTGGGGTGGAACGACGGCGGCCAGGATCGCAACAACCCGTCGCATCAACCGGAGCCTCGGCTCGGCGGTTTCGACGCCCTCGCAGCCGCGATCGCCGAGGTACAGACGCTCGGTGTAAAGGTCATCCTGTTCGCCAAGTTCAATTGGGCAGACCGGTCGACGGCCGCATTCCGTGAGCACTTCATCGACCACGCCGTCAAGGATCCGTACGGCGACTATTACATGCACCCCGGATACAGATACGAGACGGTCACGCAGATACTCGATATCAACACCCGACGCCTGGTTCCGATGTGCTTCCTCTACGAGACCTATCTCGAGGAATGCGCGCGACAATTCCAGATCATCGTCGACTTGGGCGCTGACGGGATGCTTTTCGACGAGTGCCAGCACCACTCGCCGACACTGCTTTGCTTCGACGAACAGCACGGCCATCGCTACGGTGCGCCGACATACGCGAACGATCGTGAGCTGATTCATCGCCTCGACACCCAAGCGCCAGAGGATTTCCTCTACGCGGGCGAAGGGATCTACGACTGGCAGTTCGATGCGTACACGGTCTCCTATCACCGCAGCGAAGACCGACACCATCTCCCACTACATCGCTACACCCAGCCGCACGCGCAGTTCATGACCGCTGTCACCGGCTTCAACGACCGCAACATGATCGCTCAATGCCTGCTGTACCGCTACATCGTGAGCTATGAGCCGTTCAACTTCAAAGGGCGGCTACCCGACTTCCCGAGCACCGTGGCGTACGGCGGTCGAATGGATGCATTGCGTCGAGAAACGCGGGCCTGGACGTGGGACGGCCGCTTCACCGACACCGTCGGAGCAAGTGTCACGCACGCGAACGGGCGAGCGCACCACCCGTACACGGTCTTCGAGGCCGAGGACGGCAGCCACGCGGTTGCCGTCGCGAACTACGACCCCAGCCCGACTTCTGTCACTATCCGCGTCGACGGATACGACGGGCTGCTCTTCGCCAAGGCAGTCGACACCGACGAATGGCTCGAACTCAGCGGTGGACGGTTGAATCTCGGTCCTCGCTCCGCCGCGGTCGTTCTGCCGCGGGTGCCGTAA
- a CDS encoding DUF4158 domain-containing protein: protein MGDPAQGGVVSFAQVEAELLEWIADQGWMTGDGPKVLLAGAVGWLRERNALLPGVTTL, encoded by the coding sequence TTGGGAGACCCAGCCCAGGGCGGGGTGGTCTCGTTCGCGCAGGTCGAGGCCGAGCTGCTGGAGTGGATCGCTGATCAGGGGTGGATGACCGGCGACGGCCCGAAGGTCCTGCTCGCGGGCGCGGTGGGCTGGCTGCGGGAACGCAATGCTCTGCTGCCGGGTGTCACGACCCTGTAA
- the yidC gene encoding membrane protein insertase YidC produces the protein MLDFIYYPVSAILWMWHTAFGVILGPDSGLSWVLAVVFLVVTLRAALFLPFLKQARTQAAVKRLQPQITALKKKYADDRQRQTIEIRKLHKEHGVSLLAGCLPILGQGLVFFGLFHVLRSFDRTGTTGHLPFLTPTAPMTAAQNAVTPNYMFTAADVQSFMQAKLFGAPMSATLANTVGLASTVALVAIPLMLIAAVATHFTARAAITRQDPSTNQLPLMNTLSLWVFPAGAIVGGALLPVAILLYWVSNNAWTLAQQHLVYRRLDAESATEARRVAAARANTAPKPGVKPNRRRR, from the coding sequence ATGCTCGACTTCATCTATTACCCCGTGTCCGCCATTCTCTGGATGTGGCACACCGCATTCGGCGTGATCCTCGGCCCGGACAGCGGGCTCTCCTGGGTCCTTGCGGTGGTATTTCTCGTCGTCACCCTGCGCGCGGCGCTATTTCTGCCGTTCCTGAAACAAGCGCGCACCCAAGCCGCGGTCAAGCGCCTGCAACCGCAGATCACGGCGTTGAAGAAGAAATACGCCGACGACCGGCAACGGCAGACGATCGAGATCCGGAAGCTGCACAAAGAGCACGGTGTCAGCCTGCTCGCAGGCTGTCTGCCGATACTCGGACAGGGTCTGGTGTTCTTCGGCCTGTTCCACGTGCTGCGGTCCTTCGACCGCACCGGCACGACCGGGCACCTGCCCTTCCTCACGCCTACCGCCCCGATGACGGCTGCCCAGAATGCCGTCACACCCAACTACATGTTCACCGCCGCGGACGTGCAATCCTTCATGCAGGCCAAACTGTTCGGTGCACCGATGTCGGCAACGTTGGCCAATACAGTCGGCCTCGCCTCAACCGTTGCTCTAGTCGCGATTCCCTTAATGCTGATCGCCGCTGTCGCAACACATTTCACCGCCAGAGCTGCCATCACACGGCAGGACCCCAGCACGAACCAGCTGCCGCTCATGAACACGTTGTCGCTGTGGGTGTTTCCCGCGGGCGCGATCGTCGGTGGCGCGCTGCTGCCGGTGGCGATCCTGTTGTACTGGGTGTCGAACAATGCGTGGACTCTCGCGCAGCAACACCTCGTCTACCGACGGCTCGACGCCGAATCGGCCACCGAAGCACGACGAGTCGCAGCGGCGCGGGCAAACACCGCTCCCAAGCCAGGCGTTAAGCCGAACCGACGCCGACGGTAA
- a CDS encoding DUF6412 domain-containing protein, protein MFARVQLSTFAVFAVVLPALALIVAPTNEHGSLALLGVVAASVVFALIALQTTRRLPLLVARSGPPPSAQRRRRGSFLRQSNPDTAGRPRPRAPGLADA, encoded by the coding sequence ATGTTCGCGCGGGTCCAGCTCTCGACGTTTGCGGTTTTCGCAGTCGTCCTCCCCGCGCTCGCGCTGATCGTGGCACCCACCAACGAGCACGGCTCACTGGCCTTGCTCGGCGTGGTGGCGGCTTCGGTGGTCTTCGCGCTCATCGCGCTGCAGACCACCCGCAGGCTGCCGCTACTTGTCGCCCGATCCGGCCCGCCGCCTTCCGCGCAACGCCGGCGACGGGGTTCCTTTCTGCGCCAGAGCAATCCTGACACTGCGGGTCGGCCGCGACCTCGAGCGCCCGGTCTCGCCGACGCCTGA
- a CDS encoding AraC family transcriptional regulator: MMKALVTSTSPRSASAAVGPPGDARSEGSALLRAGVLAFGGSIGPTTLHAHHAVQIVAACTPVIVVDASGIRHQGTHVIVPADAPHRIAAGAERGTAIYLDPETAAGAAADRRAHTYGWADSAHSLPVDPTGAALADMVADVVRDLQHDEHHSGNPARHAAVTEALGLLPTLIRNGPVRGTDVARGLGISATRLTHLFTEQMGIPMRPYIFWLRLHVAVTRVRSGDDLTAAARAAGYADSAQLTRACRRIFGLPPTALGSHVDWDLGDEP; encoded by the coding sequence ATGATGAAGGCTCTGGTTACCTCGACCTCACCTCGATCCGCGAGCGCTGCCGTCGGCCCACCCGGCGACGCTCGCAGCGAAGGTAGCGCGTTGCTGCGGGCCGGCGTGCTCGCCTTCGGCGGTTCGATCGGCCCGACCACACTGCATGCCCATCACGCCGTGCAGATCGTCGCCGCATGTACCCCGGTAATCGTGGTGGACGCCAGCGGCATTCGCCATCAGGGCACCCACGTGATCGTCCCCGCCGACGCGCCGCACCGGATCGCCGCGGGCGCCGAGCGCGGCACGGCGATCTACCTCGATCCCGAGACCGCCGCGGGCGCGGCCGCCGACCGTAGGGCGCACACCTACGGTTGGGCAGACAGCGCCCACTCACTGCCGGTCGATCCAACGGGAGCGGCACTGGCCGACATGGTGGCCGATGTCGTCCGAGATCTCCAGCACGACGAGCACCACAGCGGCAACCCCGCACGGCATGCCGCGGTGACCGAAGCGCTCGGGTTGCTTCCCACGTTGATTCGCAACGGCCCGGTCCGTGGCACCGACGTCGCCCGCGGGCTCGGTATTTCGGCGACCCGGCTGACACATCTGTTCACCGAACAGATGGGAATCCCGATGCGTCCCTACATCTTTTGGTTGCGCCTGCACGTCGCCGTGACCCGGGTCCGATCCGGCGACGACCTGACCGCTGCTGCCCGCGCCGCGGGCTACGCCGACAGCGCCCAGCTCACCCGCGCCTGTCGCCGCATCTTCGGTCTGCCCCCTACGGCGCTGGGCAGCCACGTCGACTGGGATCTCGGCGACGAACCGTAG
- a CDS encoding PucR family transcriptional regulator, whose protein sequence is MSDPGNAPLIGADRLRAPRTMPVFDDWHRRVASMIDGFYTVLPPYQQLPQSLVETDFAHGTKLNVDLFFEYLRSGAEPSEEDTRGLVELAMERMRDGTPLPEVLDRYRLGASFLWERLRESAPPAERELLLDASLVLLKYVTLVTGRIAGGATQRSHDPRWELLERRRGIADALLTGRDPIEWANDPVIPVADAFLVAVFRLCGTRGGPTAALRHRVEAIPGVFLRLDAGGWTALIPLLPGDDGAATLTALTARMPAQLPGQPPPYWVGVCAARSRAEIPAMFAESRVLAELGRCLVRREILCRRKHLQFEYTVAASDTARPGLASVLAPLDAQPMLAETLEVFVDNGFNQLATARQLSVHRNTVTYRLSRVHELTGLDPHRPADAMTLSAARLARRLESADFAP, encoded by the coding sequence ATGAGCGATCCTGGCAATGCCCCGCTCATCGGAGCCGACCGGCTGCGGGCGCCCCGGACCATGCCGGTGTTCGACGATTGGCACCGCAGGGTCGCGTCGATGATCGACGGGTTCTATACCGTGCTCCCGCCTTATCAGCAGCTGCCGCAATCCCTGGTCGAGACCGACTTCGCCCATGGAACGAAGCTGAATGTCGACCTGTTCTTCGAGTATCTGCGCAGCGGCGCGGAGCCGTCCGAGGAAGACACCAGAGGGCTCGTCGAGCTCGCGATGGAGCGGATGCGCGACGGCACACCGCTGCCGGAGGTGCTCGACCGTTACCGGCTCGGCGCGTCCTTTCTCTGGGAGCGGCTGCGCGAATCGGCCCCGCCGGCCGAGCGCGAGCTACTGCTCGACGCGTCGCTGGTGCTGTTGAAGTACGTCACGCTGGTGACCGGGCGCATTGCCGGCGGCGCCACCCAGCGTTCGCACGATCCGCGCTGGGAGCTGCTCGAGCGCAGGCGCGGCATCGCCGATGCCCTGCTCACCGGCCGCGACCCGATCGAATGGGCCAATGACCCGGTGATCCCGGTAGCCGACGCCTTCCTCGTCGCGGTGTTCCGCCTGTGCGGCACCCGAGGCGGGCCCACAGCCGCACTGCGGCACCGGGTCGAGGCCATCCCCGGGGTGTTCCTGCGCCTGGACGCGGGCGGCTGGACCGCTCTCATTCCGCTACTACCGGGCGATGACGGCGCGGCGACGCTGACCGCCCTCACCGCGCGCATGCCCGCCCAGCTTCCCGGACAGCCGCCGCCGTACTGGGTGGGTGTCTGCGCTGCCCGGTCGCGTGCCGAGATTCCCGCGATGTTCGCCGAGTCGCGGGTGCTCGCGGAACTCGGCCGTTGCCTAGTGCGCCGTGAAATACTGTGCCGCAGAAAACATTTGCAATTCGAGTACACCGTCGCAGCGAGTGACACGGCCCGACCGGGACTGGCCTCGGTGCTCGCGCCGCTGGATGCGCAGCCGATGCTGGCCGAGACGCTCGAAGTGTTCGTCGACAACGGCTTCAATCAGCTGGCCACCGCACGTCAGCTCAGCGTGCACCGCAACACGGTCACCTACCGCCTCTCGCGTGTCCACGAACTCACGGGCCTGGACCCGCATCGGCCCGCAGACGCCATGACTCTCTCCGCAGCCCGCCTGGCTCGCCGCTTGGAGTCCGCCGACTTCGCCCCGTGA